The Pontibacter pudoricolor genome contains a region encoding:
- a CDS encoding OmpA/MotB family protein — MKFNFVKASFSVLLCTTMLASCVSSKKYEDLKASKEALEAEQAASKQKVDELTASLKEREQSLAEMERKMNEQQKALDNLRNEVNTALQGFNQGDLSVEVRDGKVYVSMSDKLLFNTGSTKVNPGGQKALDQLVSVLKKNNEVGVMVEGHTDDVEVLPGTKKIADNWDLSVLRATEITRLLTQKGLSPDRVTPAGRAYYQPADTGRTAAAKAKNRRTEIVLIPDMTEVYKVLGVQAQK, encoded by the coding sequence ATGAAATTTAACTTTGTAAAAGCGTCTTTCTCTGTATTGCTTTGCACTACAATGCTGGCATCTTGCGTATCTTCTAAAAAATACGAAGACCTGAAAGCAAGTAAAGAAGCTCTGGAAGCTGAACAAGCTGCTTCGAAACAAAAAGTTGATGAGCTAACTGCTTCTCTGAAAGAGCGTGAGCAATCTCTTGCTGAGATGGAGCGCAAAATGAACGAGCAGCAGAAAGCACTTGACAACCTGAGAAACGAAGTAAATACTGCATTGCAAGGCTTTAACCAAGGTGACCTGAGTGTAGAAGTTAGAGATGGTAAAGTTTACGTTTCTATGTCTGATAAGCTGTTGTTTAACACAGGCAGCACTAAAGTAAACCCAGGTGGCCAGAAAGCACTTGACCAACTGGTAAGTGTACTGAAGAAGAACAATGAAGTTGGTGTAATGGTAGAAGGCCATACAGATGACGTGGAAGTATTGCCAGGCACTAAGAAAATTGCTGACAACTGGGATCTGAGCGTACTGCGTGCAACTGAAATCACGCGTCTTCTGACTCAGAAAGGTCTTTCTCCGGACAGAGTAACGCCTGCAGGCCGTGCTTACTACCAGCCAGCTGATACAGGACGTACTGCTGCTGCAAAAGCTAAAAACCGTCGTACTGAGATCGTTCTGATCCCGGATATGACTGAAGTATACAAAGTATTAGGCGTTCAGGCTCAGAAGTAG
- a CDS encoding LexA family protein, which yields METKVIPISQWQPGLYSIAEEADDKLLLFGTTVRAGFPSPAADYSADPIDLNKYISENPTATFLARVEGDSMIGAHIESGDLAVIDRSVKAITGNIVLAFVDGEFTIKRVLFRRDGTYLQPENPNYETIKIDREDGGHIWGVVVGVIKKFK from the coding sequence ATGGAAACTAAAGTGATACCTATAAGTCAATGGCAGCCGGGGCTGTATAGTATCGCAGAAGAGGCGGATGATAAACTATTGTTGTTTGGAACCACTGTACGGGCCGGTTTCCCGAGCCCCGCTGCCGATTATTCTGCTGACCCGATTGACCTGAATAAATATATCTCAGAGAACCCCACGGCTACGTTCTTGGCGCGCGTAGAAGGCGACTCCATGATAGGAGCGCATATTGAATCAGGTGATCTTGCCGTAATAGATCGATCTGTTAAGGCGATTACCGGAAATATCGTACTGGCTTTTGTGGATGGCGAATTTACCATTAAGCGGGTCCTGTTCCGGAGAGACGGTACTTACCTGCAACCCGAAAATCCTAACTATGAAACTATAAAAATAGATAGGGAAGATGGTGGCCATATCTGGGGTGTTGTGGTGGGCGTGATCAAAAAGTTTAAGTAA
- a CDS encoding Y-family DNA polymerase, with product MTSLFAIVDCNNFYASCERVFNPALNDKPVVVLSNNDGCIIALSNEAKALGIKMGTPYFQARPQLEKDGVAVFSSNYELYGDMSRRVVETLQQFTPNLEVYSIDESFLDLGDFYKVDLQEYAKTIKQTVQQWTGIPVAVGVAATKTLAKVANRISKKSEKANGVLVLTDERHIEAALKRTDVGSVWGIGRRYATKLAGLGIHTAWDLRNVTDAFAKKHLTVVGLRTVKELRGESCMELEHMPPAKQNICTSRSFGETLTELTDLEEALATHTVRCAMKLRKQKSCAGVITVFLMTNRFTEQHYYYSRTIKLDSPTSSELDLLRHATKALKQLYRPGLQYKKAGVIVTDIVPANQVQLSLLSSQNTERDTKLMHVLDDLRERYGNKFVKYGVQGTSKKWQLKEEHISACYTTDLSGLLKVG from the coding sequence ATGACATCGCTGTTTGCTATAGTAGATTGTAATAACTTTTATGCGAGCTGCGAGCGCGTGTTTAATCCTGCGCTCAATGACAAGCCGGTGGTGGTGCTTTCGAATAACGATGGCTGCATTATAGCGCTCAGCAACGAAGCCAAAGCCTTGGGCATAAAAATGGGTACTCCCTACTTTCAGGCACGGCCACAGCTTGAGAAGGATGGTGTGGCCGTGTTCAGTTCTAACTATGAGCTGTATGGGGATATGTCGCGGAGGGTGGTAGAGACGCTGCAGCAGTTTACGCCTAACCTGGAAGTCTACTCTATAGATGAAAGCTTCCTGGATTTGGGTGATTTCTATAAAGTAGACCTGCAGGAGTATGCTAAAACTATAAAACAAACCGTGCAGCAGTGGACGGGCATACCAGTAGCCGTAGGCGTGGCTGCTACCAAGACTCTGGCTAAAGTAGCGAACCGCATCTCTAAAAAATCCGAGAAAGCGAATGGGGTGTTGGTGCTGACAGACGAGCGGCATATAGAGGCTGCACTGAAAAGAACCGACGTAGGAAGTGTTTGGGGTATCGGCCGGCGCTACGCCACTAAACTGGCCGGCCTGGGCATACACACTGCCTGGGACCTGCGTAACGTGACCGACGCCTTCGCTAAAAAGCACCTGACCGTAGTGGGGCTGCGTACGGTAAAAGAACTGCGCGGAGAGTCGTGTATGGAGTTGGAGCATATGCCACCAGCCAAGCAAAACATCTGCACATCGCGCAGCTTCGGCGAAACATTAACCGAACTAACCGACCTGGAAGAAGCTCTGGCCACACACACCGTGCGTTGTGCTATGAAGCTGCGCAAGCAAAAGTCGTGTGCCGGCGTGATCACCGTTTTCCTGATGACGAACCGCTTTACCGAGCAACATTACTACTATAGCCGAACTATAAAACTCGACAGCCCCACCAGCAGCGAGCTCGACCTGCTCCGCCACGCCACCAAAGCCCTGAAACAGCTCTACCGCCCCGGCCTGCAGTATAAAAAAGCAGGCGTTATAGTTACTGATATAGTTCCAGCCAACCAGGTACAGCTCTCGTTACTCAGCAGCCAAAACACCGAACGTGACACCAAACTAATGCACGTCCTCGACGACCTACGCGAAAGGTATGGCAATAAGTTCGTGAAGTATGGCGTGCAGGGTACCAGTAAAAAGTGGCAGCTAAAAGAAGAGCATATCTCGGCGTGCTATACTACGGATTTGAGTGGGTTGCTTAAAGTGGGGTAG
- a CDS encoding TVP38/TMEM64 family protein — MKLIPLLRNLVRENASTFVSMLLLVVVPVTVSSTLAVYLYQYQDLFRDLTIWQLLLYFLVISITMALALTPTTFVALVSGFYLGWQAFPGVVVAYGVAALVGYSLAKLIDHGKMMSFLNRFENARNLMQELRAESWPLIFLTRISPVLPFALMNFVLSLLQINRKKFFLASIVGMLPRTIFFYWIGTQAKDIISLLQDPDSGTTGKLLMIALIIISIGGLYFVFDRALKKALKNASAKN; from the coding sequence ATGAAGCTGATACCACTGCTGAGAAACCTTGTACGCGAAAATGCATCTACGTTTGTATCGATGCTGTTGTTGGTAGTGGTGCCCGTTACAGTAAGTTCTACTCTGGCTGTTTACCTGTACCAGTACCAGGATCTTTTCCGGGACCTTACCATCTGGCAACTGCTTTTGTACTTCCTGGTGATATCGATAACGATGGCCCTGGCACTTACTCCTACTACGTTTGTAGCGCTGGTGAGCGGCTTCTATTTAGGCTGGCAGGCTTTTCCGGGCGTGGTGGTGGCGTATGGCGTAGCGGCGCTGGTAGGCTATAGTTTGGCCAAGCTGATAGACCATGGCAAGATGATGAGCTTTCTGAACCGTTTCGAGAATGCCCGTAACCTGATGCAGGAACTGCGCGCTGAAAGCTGGCCGCTTATCTTTTTAACCCGTATTTCGCCGGTACTGCCTTTTGCCCTGATGAATTTTGTGCTGTCGTTGTTGCAGATAAACCGTAAGAAATTTTTCCTGGCAAGTATAGTTGGGATGCTTCCGCGCACTATTTTCTTTTACTGGATAGGTACACAGGCAAAAGATATTATTTCTTTGCTGCAGGACCCGGACAGCGGCACCACCGGAAAATTGCTTATGATCGCGCTGATTATCATTTCGATAGGTGGTTTATACTTTGTTTTTGACCGCGCCCTGAAGAAAGCGTTGAAGAACGCGAGCGCTAAAAATTAA
- a CDS encoding anti-phage dCTP deaminase, which produces MLAEFAIQKILLQRYDIAKKEKSSGAQITPEDFSGRRKCYIIDSIKNKEELLLFRSVYRELFYFISVFSPLQERKEFLKDRGLSQPEVDELISIDSGGKLNHGQEVINTFKLGDFFIRIANKASLDKVKRGVDRYLHLIFDTKIITPTPNETAMYKAKSAAGNSACLSRQVGASITDSNGILLSIGWNDVPKFGGGLYQTLDEESDDAIDFRCMNKGADGMCFNDDEKNILSKALVEELVTQGLIEESKREDSYDIIRKSNIKGLIEYSRSVHAEMHAIIVGAQSTGNKMVGGKLFCTTYPCHNCARHIIAAGIKEVYYIEPYQKSLCTKLHADDITEDETQEAKVRILMFDGVAPNRYLRFFSMNDNRKSADGKGKKIKDLTTAKPKTQLSLQAIPTLEAQAVHSLKSYGIQEREETV; this is translated from the coding sequence ATACTTGCTGAATTCGCAATACAAAAAATTCTTTTGCAAAGATATGATATTGCAAAAAAGGAGAAATCAAGTGGAGCGCAAATAACTCCGGAGGATTTTTCAGGAAGGCGCAAATGTTATATTATTGATTCAATAAAAAACAAAGAGGAGCTCTTGTTATTTAGAAGTGTCTATCGAGAGTTATTCTACTTTATAAGCGTTTTTTCCCCTTTACAAGAAAGGAAGGAGTTTCTAAAGGATAGAGGTCTTTCCCAGCCAGAGGTAGATGAACTGATTTCTATAGATTCAGGAGGGAAGCTAAACCATGGACAAGAGGTTATTAATACCTTCAAATTGGGGGATTTCTTTATCAGAATTGCTAATAAGGCGAGTCTAGATAAGGTCAAAAGAGGGGTTGATAGATACTTGCATTTGATTTTTGATACTAAAATCATTACTCCGACGCCGAACGAAACCGCCATGTATAAAGCAAAATCTGCTGCAGGAAATTCAGCATGTTTGTCTAGGCAAGTCGGGGCTTCTATTACAGATAGCAATGGTATACTACTTTCAATCGGCTGGAACGATGTGCCGAAGTTTGGAGGGGGCTTATATCAGACATTGGATGAAGAGTCAGATGATGCGATTGATTTTAGATGCATGAATAAAGGTGCAGATGGAATGTGTTTTAATGACGATGAAAAGAACATTCTTTCTAAGGCCTTAGTTGAGGAACTTGTTACTCAAGGTCTAATTGAAGAGTCCAAAAGAGAAGATTCATATGACATTATTCGTAAGTCAAATATCAAAGGACTTATAGAATACTCTAGATCAGTACATGCTGAAATGCACGCAATAATTGTAGGTGCTCAATCTACTGGTAATAAAATGGTTGGTGGGAAACTGTTTTGCACAACCTATCCTTGTCATAATTGTGCGAGACATATTATTGCTGCAGGTATAAAAGAAGTTTATTATATTGAGCCATATCAAAAGAGTTTATGTACAAAGCTACATGCTGATGACATTACTGAGGACGAAACGCAAGAGGCAAAGGTTCGTATATTGATGTTTGATGGGGTAGCACCCAATAGATACCTGAGGTTTTTCTCAATGAATGATAATCGTAAATCTGCAGACGGGAAAGGGAAAAAAATTAAAGATTTAACTACTGCTAAACCGAAGACGCAATTATCTTTGCAGGCAATTCCAACTTTAGAGGCTCAAGCTGTACATTCATTAAAAAGCTATGGAATACAAGAACGTGAAGAAACAGTATAA
- a CDS encoding REP-associated tyrosine transposase, with the protein MGLKNRIIPGGLYFLTMTVVDWVDIFTKPVYKHIIVDAFKFCQEKKGLELYAWVLMSNHLHLIAAAEEGRNLSDILRDFKGFTSRKIVATIQEEPESRKQWLLHRFEFSAKLNPKVRHYKLWQDGNEAKELISNEFIDQKLDYIHQNPVRAEWVDEPEHYRYSSAKNYAGEAGLLKVELIN; encoded by the coding sequence ATGGGATTGAAAAACAGAATTATACCCGGCGGTTTATATTTCCTGACTATGACGGTGGTAGATTGGGTGGATATCTTTACCAAACCTGTTTACAAGCATATTATAGTTGATGCCTTTAAGTTTTGCCAGGAAAAGAAAGGCCTTGAACTTTATGCATGGGTGCTAATGAGTAACCACCTCCACTTGATCGCCGCTGCTGAGGAAGGCAGGAATTTATCAGACATCCTTCGGGATTTCAAAGGATTTACCAGTCGTAAAATTGTGGCTACGATTCAAGAGGAACCTGAAAGCCGTAAGCAATGGTTATTGCACCGTTTTGAATTTTCAGCAAAGCTCAACCCTAAAGTACGGCACTATAAACTATGGCAGGATGGCAACGAAGCAAAAGAACTTATTTCAAACGAATTCATAGACCAGAAACTGGACTACATTCATCAAAATCCGGTGCGGGCAGAATGGGTAGACGAACCGGAACACTATCGCTATAGTTCAGCTAAAAACTATGCCGGAGAAGCAGGCCTGCTAAAAGTCGAATTGATAAATTGA
- a CDS encoding DUF5329 family protein: MKTITSIALFILYLVAVQPAMAQQSNTPGITTSASVPGTLSESQKIDQLIESIRGMKGATFIRNGSEHTCQEAAEHLRAKWEKHGDKIKSAEDFIAFLATKSSMSGEVYKIRFADGREEPTGEVLLKTLGQLK; encoded by the coding sequence ATGAAAACGATAACATCAATTGCCTTATTTATACTTTACCTTGTTGCAGTACAACCGGCTATGGCACAGCAAAGCAATACACCGGGTATAACTACTTCTGCTTCGGTGCCTGGCACGTTGTCTGAATCTCAAAAAATAGACCAATTAATTGAAAGTATCCGGGGCATGAAGGGTGCTACTTTTATCCGGAACGGCAGCGAGCACACGTGCCAGGAAGCGGCCGAGCACCTGAGAGCAAAATGGGAAAAACATGGAGACAAAATCAAATCGGCAGAAGACTTTATAGCGTTTCTGGCTACTAAATCATCGATGAGCGGCGAAGTGTACAAGATCCGCTTTGCTGATGGCCGCGAAGAACCCACAGGCGAAGTGTTGCTGAAAACACTCGGGCAATTAAAATAA
- a CDS encoding DUF421 domain-containing protein, with translation MEFDFNYLFGIGEDTLTWWQMSLRAIGVFFAALLIVRVGNQRVFGKNTAFDIILGVVFGSILSRAITGNSPFWPTLASALVLVLLHRGLATIAYHISGRFGDFLKGRPVQLVKNGELQHDALQKYSMTENDLMEALRTHSKHPDISTIETAYLERNGEISIIVKEE, from the coding sequence ATGGAGTTTGATTTTAATTACTTATTCGGGATAGGGGAGGATACCCTGACATGGTGGCAAATGTCGCTGCGGGCTATCGGGGTTTTCTTTGCGGCCTTGCTTATAGTTAGAGTAGGTAACCAGCGCGTATTCGGCAAAAACACTGCTTTTGATATTATACTTGGCGTTGTTTTCGGGTCTATCCTGAGCCGGGCGATAACCGGTAACTCGCCTTTCTGGCCGACGCTGGCTTCTGCGCTGGTGCTGGTACTGTTGCATCGTGGCCTGGCCACCATAGCGTATCATATATCGGGTAGGTTTGGTGATTTTCTGAAGGGCAGGCCCGTACAGCTGGTAAAAAACGGGGAACTACAGCACGATGCCCTTCAAAAATATAGCATGACCGAAAACGACCTGATGGAAGCATTGCGTACGCATAGTAAACACCCCGACATATCAACCATCGAAACGGCTTACCTGGAGCGCAACGGCGAGATCAGCATTATTGTTAAAGAAGAGTAA
- a CDS encoding cystathionine gamma-synthase — MKFGTKAIHAGVEPDPTTGAIMTPIYQTSTYVQRSPGDHKGYEYSRTHNPTRTQLQNALAALENGKHGLCFASGMAAIDAVIKMLAPGDEVISTNDLYGGSYRIFTKIFQNYGIKFHFTNMADLSKVEALVNENTKMIWVETPTNPLLNIIDIKGCAAIAKKHNLLLVADNTFATPYLQTPLDLGADIVMHSLTKYMGGHSDVVMGALIVNNDDLHERLAFIQNACGGTPGPQDCFLLLRGLKTLHLRMERHCQNGRKIAGYLRNHPKVEKVFWPGFEDHNNHNVAKEQMNDFGGMISFVLKGDKVEDATRVLEKLKFFALAESLGGVESLCGHPATMTHASIPREERMKAGLSDSLIRLSVGVEDAEDLIADLEQAIG, encoded by the coding sequence ATGAAATTCGGAACAAAAGCTATACACGCTGGTGTAGAACCAGACCCAACTACAGGCGCCATCATGACGCCAATTTACCAGACATCAACTTACGTGCAGCGCTCACCAGGCGACCATAAAGGCTACGAATACTCACGTACCCACAACCCAACCCGTACGCAGCTACAGAACGCACTGGCGGCCCTGGAGAACGGTAAACATGGCTTGTGCTTTGCTTCAGGTATGGCTGCCATTGATGCAGTTATAAAAATGCTGGCTCCCGGCGACGAGGTGATCTCAACGAATGATTTGTACGGCGGTAGCTACCGTATTTTTACCAAGATCTTCCAGAACTATGGTATCAAGTTCCATTTTACCAATATGGCTGACCTGAGCAAGGTGGAAGCGCTGGTAAACGAGAATACCAAAATGATCTGGGTAGAAACACCAACTAACCCGCTGCTTAACATCATCGATATTAAAGGCTGCGCTGCCATCGCTAAAAAGCATAACCTACTGTTGGTAGCCGATAACACGTTTGCCACGCCATACCTGCAAACGCCACTGGATCTGGGTGCTGACATTGTGATGCACTCGCTTACCAAGTACATGGGCGGCCACTCGGATGTGGTAATGGGTGCGCTTATAGTTAACAACGATGATTTGCATGAACGTTTAGCTTTTATCCAGAATGCGTGCGGCGGTACACCGGGCCCACAGGACTGCTTCCTGTTGCTGCGCGGTTTAAAAACGCTGCACCTGCGCATGGAGCGCCATTGCCAGAACGGTCGTAAGATTGCCGGGTACCTGCGTAACCACCCGAAAGTTGAGAAAGTATTCTGGCCGGGCTTTGAAGATCATAACAACCATAATGTGGCCAAAGAGCAGATGAATGACTTTGGTGGAATGATCTCGTTTGTGCTGAAAGGCGATAAAGTAGAAGATGCTACCCGTGTGCTGGAGAAACTGAAATTCTTTGCGTTGGCAGAATCATTAGGCGGTGTAGAGTCGCTGTGCGGACACCCGGCCACGATGACGCACGCCAGCATACCGCGCGAAGAGCGCATGAAAGCCGGTCTGAGCGACTCGCTGATCAGGCTAAGCGTGGGCGTAGAAGATGCCGAAGACCTGATCGCAGATTTAGAGCAGGCAATTGGATAA
- the trxA gene encoding thioredoxin, whose protein sequence is MANKAIEITDANFNEIINSDKPVLVDFWAEWCGPCRMVGPIVEELAGDYEGKAVIGKVDVDANPQTSAKFGIRSIPTLLVFKNGEVVDKQVGAVPKNVLAQKLDAQMA, encoded by the coding sequence ATGGCTAACAAAGCAATAGAAATTACAGACGCGAACTTTAATGAGATAATCAATTCAGATAAGCCGGTGCTGGTAGACTTTTGGGCAGAGTGGTGCGGCCCATGCCGTATGGTAGGCCCGATCGTGGAAGAACTGGCTGGTGACTACGAAGGCAAAGCCGTTATCGGTAAAGTAGACGTGGATGCAAACCCGCAGACTTCTGCTAAATTCGGTATCCGTAGCATTCCTACACTGCTGGTTTTCAAGAACGGTGAAGTGGTAGATAAGCAGGTTGGCGCGGTGCCTAAAAACGTACTGGCTCAGAAGCTGGATGCGCAAATGGCATAA
- a CDS encoding SpoIIAA family protein, whose translation MLELLEESKGDLVAFRISGHVDKNDYDIMLPILEEKIKMYGKINVYAEMQEVEDFTLKALWEDLKFDFRHASDFSKAALVGEQKWLDWLIVAASPFTSATVKHFTLEQRQQALDWIQTPEE comes from the coding sequence ATGTTAGAATTGTTAGAAGAATCAAAAGGTGACCTGGTAGCTTTCCGGATATCGGGCCACGTAGACAAAAACGATTACGATATTATGCTGCCTATACTGGAAGAAAAGATAAAGATGTATGGCAAAATAAACGTGTATGCCGAAATGCAGGAAGTAGAAGATTTTACCTTGAAAGCTTTGTGGGAAGACCTTAAGTTTGATTTCAGGCATGCTTCAGATTTTAGCAAGGCCGCCCTTGTTGGCGAACAGAAATGGCTCGACTGGCTGATTGTGGCAGCATCTCCTTTTACATCTGCCACCGTAAAACACTTTACCTTAGAGCAACGCCAGCAGGCCCTGGACTGGATACAAACTCCTGAAGAATAA
- a CDS encoding isoaspartyl peptidase/L-asparaginase family protein has protein sequence MKKQLYFLCLFMLMAIVSMAQTKPDYSKITLVIHGGAGTITKANMTPEKEKAYKEVLNQALKTGYAILEKGGSSLDAVEATVRVMEDSPLFNAGKGAVFTNEGKNELDAAIMDGKTGKAGAVASLTIVRNPITAARAVMEQSEHVMLIGQGAEKFAKEKGLEIVDPSYFRTETRYQQLQKLKEKEGEKTKLDHDSSGTSSTENIFVEGEKFGTVGAVALDAYGNLAAATSTGGMTNKRYGRVGDVPIIGAGTYADNNTCAVSATGHGEYFIRSVVAHDIAALMEYKGYSLKKAADEVVMKKLVKRGGEGGVIAVDRNGNVAMPFNSAGMYRGYIKKGKSEVAIYKE, from the coding sequence ATGAAAAAACAACTATACTTTTTGTGCCTCTTTATGCTAATGGCTATAGTTAGCATGGCGCAAACCAAACCTGACTATTCTAAAATTACCCTGGTAATACATGGCGGCGCCGGAACTATAACCAAAGCCAACATGACACCTGAAAAAGAGAAAGCTTATAAAGAAGTGCTGAACCAGGCCCTGAAAACCGGCTATGCTATATTGGAGAAAGGCGGCTCGAGCCTGGATGCTGTTGAAGCCACCGTACGCGTAATGGAAGACTCACCGTTATTTAATGCGGGCAAAGGAGCCGTGTTTACCAACGAAGGCAAAAATGAGCTGGACGCGGCCATTATGGACGGAAAAACAGGCAAAGCAGGCGCTGTGGCGAGCCTAACTATAGTTCGCAACCCAATTACTGCTGCCCGTGCCGTAATGGAGCAATCAGAGCACGTAATGCTGATAGGGCAGGGCGCTGAGAAGTTTGCCAAAGAGAAAGGACTGGAGATTGTAGACCCGTCTTACTTCCGTACCGAAACCCGTTACCAGCAACTACAGAAACTGAAAGAAAAAGAAGGCGAGAAAACCAAGCTTGACCACGACAGCAGCGGCACTAGCAGCACCGAGAACATTTTTGTGGAAGGTGAGAAGTTCGGAACGGTTGGCGCTGTAGCCTTGGATGCCTATGGCAACCTGGCAGCAGCTACCTCAACAGGTGGCATGACCAACAAGCGCTACGGCCGCGTAGGCGATGTGCCGATTATTGGTGCCGGAACCTATGCCGATAACAACACCTGCGCCGTTTCGGCAACAGGCCACGGCGAGTATTTTATACGCTCCGTTGTAGCCCATGATATTGCTGCTTTAATGGAATACAAAGGCTATAGTTTAAAGAAAGCTGCCGATGAAGTGGTGATGAAGAAACTGGTGAAACGTGGCGGCGAAGGTGGAGTAATAGCCGTTGATAGAAATGGAAACGTTGCCATGCCTTTTAACTCTGCGGGTATGTACCGTGGCTACATTAAAAAAGGTAAATCCGAAGTGGCCATTTACAAAGAGTAG